In one Dunckerocampus dactyliophorus isolate RoL2022-P2 chromosome 9, RoL_Ddac_1.1, whole genome shotgun sequence genomic region, the following are encoded:
- the LOC129187614 gene encoding C-X-C chemokine receptor type 4-like, which produces MDMACCIFDNSSDNISEESGDFDLDFQEPCGRALSNDFNKIFLPTVYGIIIVLGIIGNGLVVVVMGYQKKVKTMTDKYRLHLSVADLLFVLTLPFWAVDAARNWYFGRFLCVFVHMIYTVNLYSSVLILAFISLDRYLAVVRATNSQATRKLLASKVIYVGVWLPATVLTVPDLVFARIQDTGSSNFLFGTEESMETADSRIICQRIYPQESSLTWTVVFRFQHILVGFVLPGLVILICYCIIIAKLSQGAKGQALKKKALKTTVILILCFFSCWLPYCLGIFLDTLMMLDVVSPSCELEQAVEKWISVTEALAYFHCCLNPILYAFLGVKFKKSARSALTVNSRSSQKATLMTKKRGPISSVSTESESSSVLSS; this is translated from the coding sequence aTGGACATGGCCTGTTGCATATTTGACAACAGTTCTGACAACATCTCAGAGGAGTCTGGGGACTTTGACTTGGACTTTCAGGAGCCGTGCGGCCGAGCGCTCAGCAACGACTTCAACAAGATTTTCCTCCCAACGGTTTATGGAATAATAATTGTTCTCGGCATCATCGGCAATGGATTAGTCGTCGTTGTGATGGGCTACCAAAAGAAGGTCAAAACAATGACAGATAAGTACCGACTTCACCTCTCCGTGGCTGACCTCCTGTTTGTCCTCACACTGCCCTTCTGGGCCGTGGATGCGGCCAGAAACTGGTACTTTGGGAGGTTCCTGTGCGTGTTTGTGCACATGATCTACACTGTCAACCTCTACAGCAGCGTGCTCATCCTGGCTTTCATCAGCCTGGATAGATACTTAGCTGTAGTGAGGGCCACCAACAGCCAAGCCACACGCAAGCTTCTGGCGAGCAAAGTCATCTACGTGGGCGTGTGGCTGCCCGCGACTGTCCTGACCGTACCTGACCTGGTGTTCGCCAGGATACAAGACACAGGCTCCTCCAACTTCCTCTTCGGGACTGAAGAGAGCATGGAGACAGCCGACTCCAGGATCATTTGCCAGCGCATTTACCCTCAGGAAAGCAGCCTGACATGGACGGTGGTGTTCCGCTTCCAGCACATCCTCGTGGGCTTTGTGCTGCCCGGCTTAGTCATTCTTATCTGCTACTGCATCATCATTGCCAAGCTGTCCCAAGGCGCCAAGGGCCAGGCGCTGAAAAAGAAAGCCCTGAAGACCACAGTCATCCTCATCCTGTGCTTCTTCTCCTGCTGGCTGCCGTACTGCTTGGGTATCTTTCTGGACACCCTCATGATGCTGGACGTGGTCAGCCCTTCTTGCGAACTGGAACAAGCAGTGGAGAAGTGGATCTCAGTTACCGAAGCCTTGGCGTATTtccactgctgcctcaaccCCATCCTCTACGCGTTCCTGGGAGTGAAATTCAAAAAGTCGGCCAGGAGCGCGTTGACTGTGAACAGCCGATCTAGTCAGAAAGCTACTCTCATGACGAAAAAGCGCGGGCCCATTTCATCCGTGTCGACTGAGTCAGAGTCCTCAAGTGTTTTGTCGAGTTAA